From one Planktothrix agardhii NIES-204 genomic stretch:
- the lpxC gene encoding UDP-3-O-[3-hydroxymyristoyl] N-acetylglucosamine deacetylase, with amino-acid sequence MSINSEYTLKEEFSCSGVGLHTGVNTTVRVLPANIGEGRYFVRVDLPENPKIPAILESVLSTTLSTELGTINAKVRTVEHLLAALTGMGIDHARIEIDGPEVPLLDGSAQNWVEAIATVGRQPLDIPSQDVPTVQITKPLSVQQGDGFVVAFPASETRFTYGIDFSVPAIGNQWYSYTADPEIFAREIAPARTFTLEAQVEQLARAGLIQGGSLDNAIVCGKSGWLNPPLRYANEPVRHKILDLVGDLSLLGFLPQAHYLAYKAGHHLHVQLVQEISK; translated from the coding sequence TTGAGCATCAACAGCGAATATACCCTAAAAGAAGAGTTTAGTTGCTCCGGTGTGGGATTACATACGGGTGTGAACACAACGGTTAGAGTTTTACCTGCAAATATTGGGGAAGGACGCTATTTTGTGCGGGTTGATTTACCGGAAAATCCTAAAATTCCGGCTATATTAGAATCGGTATTATCCACAACTTTATCCACAGAATTAGGCACTATAAACGCTAAAGTTAGAACCGTTGAACATTTGTTAGCCGCCCTAACGGGAATGGGAATTGATCACGCTAGAATTGAAATTGATGGCCCAGAAGTCCCCTTATTAGATGGTTCGGCTCAAAATTGGGTAGAGGCGATCGCAACCGTTGGACGTCAACCCCTCGATATTCCCTCCCAGGACGTCCCTACTGTTCAAATTACCAAACCCCTATCCGTCCAGCAGGGCGATGGTTTTGTCGTCGCCTTTCCCGCATCCGAAACCCGATTTACCTACGGGATTGATTTTTCTGTCCCAGCCATTGGCAATCAATGGTATAGTTACACGGCTGATCCTGAAATCTTTGCGCGGGAAATTGCTCCGGCCAGAACCTTCACCCTAGAAGCACAGGTGGAACAGTTAGCAAGAGCGGGACTGATTCAAGGAGGTAGTCTGGATAATGCGATTGTGTGCGGAAAATCAGGATGGTTAAATCCACCTTTGAGATATGCAAATGAACCCGTGCGTCATAAAATTTTAGACTTAGTAGGGGATTTGAGTTTATTGGGTTTTCTGCCTCAAGCTCATTACTTAGCATACAAAGCCGGACACCATCTCCATGTTCAACTGGTTCAGGAAATATCAAAGTAG
- the fabZ gene encoding (3R)-hydroxymyristoyl-[acyl-carrier-protein] dehydratase, whose amino-acid sequence MDDAPVLNAETVLMIEEIQNLLPHRYPFALVDRIIEYVPGKKAVGLKNVTINEPHFQGHFPGRPIMPGVLIVEAMAQVGGVVLTQLPDLKGSLFLFAGIDKVRFRRPVVPGDQLIMTTELLVVKQRRFGKMQARAEVDGKLACEGELMFSLVD is encoded by the coding sequence ATGGACGACGCCCCTGTGTTGAACGCTGAAACAGTATTGATGATTGAGGAGATTCAAAATCTGTTACCCCATCGCTATCCCTTTGCGTTGGTGGATCGAATTATTGAATATGTCCCAGGTAAAAAGGCCGTGGGCCTCAAAAATGTCACCATTAATGAACCACATTTTCAAGGCCACTTCCCCGGACGTCCAATTATGCCCGGAGTTTTGATTGTGGAAGCCATGGCCCAGGTGGGCGGAGTGGTTTTAACTCAACTTCCTGATTTAAAAGGCAGTTTGTTTTTATTTGCGGGAATTGATAAAGTCCGATTCCGTCGTCCCGTAGTTCCGGGGGATCAATTGATCATGACTACGGAATTATTGGTCGTGAAACAACGCCGTTTTGGTAAAATGCAAGCTCGCGCCGAAGTCGATGGTAAACTGGCCTGTGAAGGAGAACTAATGTTCTCTCTTGTAGACTGA
- a CDS encoding UDP-N-acetylglucosamine acyltransferase, with the protein MTTLIHPTAVIHPGAELHPTVQVGAYAVIGEYVKVGADTVIGSHVVIHGRTEIGDRNQFFPGAVIGSEPQDLKYDGSLSLVKIGNDNLIREYVTINRATNAGDATIIGNQNLLMAYVHVAHNCVIEDQVVIANSVALAGHVYIESKARLSGVLGVHQFVHIGKLAMIGGMTRIDRDVPPFVLVEGNPSRVRSLNLVGLKRAGFSSEDFSLLKKAFRLLYRSEYSFTQGLEQLDLLSDHAAIQHLRQFIKRSQTDPGRRGVTPGAKRKTTED; encoded by the coding sequence ATGACGACCTTAATTCACCCCACTGCTGTGATTCATCCTGGTGCAGAACTCCATCCGACGGTTCAAGTTGGCGCTTATGCTGTAATTGGGGAATATGTTAAGGTCGGTGCAGATACGGTCATTGGTTCCCATGTTGTGATTCATGGCCGCACGGAAATTGGCGATCGCAATCAATTTTTTCCGGGGGCGGTAATTGGTTCGGAACCTCAAGATCTCAAATATGATGGTTCTTTGAGTTTAGTTAAAATTGGTAATGATAATCTGATTCGGGAATATGTCACAATTAATCGCGCTACAAATGCCGGGGACGCTACGATTATTGGGAATCAAAATCTATTAATGGCCTATGTTCATGTGGCCCATAATTGTGTGATTGAGGATCAGGTGGTAATTGCCAATTCTGTCGCCCTAGCGGGTCATGTTTATATTGAATCAAAAGCCCGATTAAGTGGGGTTTTAGGGGTGCATCAATTTGTCCATATTGGGAAATTAGCGATGATTGGCGGTATGACTAGGATTGATCGAGATGTGCCTCCTTTTGTGTTAGTTGAGGGGAATCCTTCCCGGGTGCGATCGCTTAATTTAGTTGGGTTAAAACGGGCGGGATTTAGTTCCGAGGATTTTTCTTTATTAAAAAAAGCCTTTCGGTTATTATATCGTTCTGAGTATTCTTTTACTCAAGGATTAGAACAGTTAGATTTATTATCGGATCATGCTGCTATTCAACATTTACGCCAGTTTATTAAACGTTCTCAAACCGATCCCGGACGTCGGGGGGTGACGCCGGGGGCGAAACGCAAAACAACAGAAGATTAA
- a CDS encoding glycosyl transferase family protein: MDISQAPILKTPEPEYGDLIFDSHTLAISIVVPIYNEVESLPRLIAAIDTNMADLGLTYELICVDDGSSDGSTELLKQQAEINPNLKAIVLRRNYGQTAAMAAGFKYSQGQVIITLDGDLQNDPQDIALLLRELGKGYDVVSGWRKNRQDDKLSRLLPSRIANWLISKMTGVQLHDYGCSLKAYRTELIADMNLYGELHRFLPALAFIEGAKITEIPVNHHARRFGQSKYGLDRTFRVVMDLLTISFIKKFLTRPMHVFGLLGISAFGVGIVVGAYLSFIRLVLGQEIAARPLLTLAVLMTLTGIQLFCFGLLAELSMRTYHESQDRPIYRVREVIESNGKSNNSKAH, from the coding sequence ATGGATATTTCACAAGCACCAATTTTAAAAACTCCAGAACCTGAATATGGAGATTTGATTTTTGATTCCCACACCTTAGCTATTTCAATCGTTGTACCTATTTACAATGAAGTAGAAAGTTTACCCCGACTGATTGCAGCGATTGATACAAATATGGCCGATTTGGGTTTAACCTATGAATTGATTTGTGTTGATGATGGGTCAAGCGATGGGTCTACGGAACTCCTGAAACAACAAGCCGAAATTAATCCTAATCTTAAAGCCATTGTTCTCCGGCGTAATTATGGTCAGACCGCAGCCATGGCGGCGGGGTTTAAGTATTCCCAGGGTCAGGTGATCATTACCCTGGATGGTGATTTACAAAACGATCCCCAGGATATTGCACTCCTGCTGAGGGAATTAGGTAAGGGGTATGATGTCGTCAGTGGTTGGCGGAAAAATCGACAGGATGACAAATTGAGCCGTTTGCTTCCCTCCCGCATTGCCAACTGGCTGATTAGCAAAATGACCGGAGTGCAGTTACATGACTATGGCTGTTCCCTCAAAGCCTACCGGACTGAGTTAATCGCCGATATGAACCTCTATGGAGAATTACACCGATTTTTACCCGCTTTAGCATTTATTGAAGGGGCAAAAATTACTGAAATTCCAGTTAACCATCATGCTCGTCGTTTTGGTCAGAGTAAGTATGGTTTAGATCGCACCTTTAGGGTGGTGATGGATCTGTTAACGATTTCTTTTATCAAAAAATTCCTAACTCGACCCATGCACGTTTTTGGTCTGTTGGGAATATCAGCTTTTGGGGTTGGAATTGTTGTTGGTGCTTATTTGAGTTTTATTCGCCTGGTCTTAGGCCAAGAGATTGCCGCTCGTCCCTTACTTACCCTGGCGGTACTCATGACCCTTACCGGAATTCAACTCTTTTGTTTTGGTCTATTAGCCGAACTCTCAATGCGAACCTATCACGAATCCCAAGATCGACCGATCTATCGAGTTCGTGAAGTGATCGAATCTAATGGTAAGAGCAATAACTCAAAAGCCCATTAA
- the leuA_2 gene encoding 2-isopropylmalate synthase: MKFQPNPDRIIIFDTTLRDGEQCPGATLNVDEKLVIARQLARLGVDVIEAGFAIASHGDFDAVSRIAEAVGTEDGPVICSLARSVKGDIEAAAKAVSPAFHRRIHTFIATSDIHLQYKLKKTRSEVLDITSEMVAYAKSFVDDIEFSPEDAGRSDPEFLYQVLERAIAAGATTVNIPDTVGYTTPAEFGAIIRGIKENVPNIDQAIISVHGHNDLGLAVANFLEAVKNGARQLECTINGIGERAGNAALEELVMALHVRRQYFNPFLGREPESEASLTNIDTRQIYKTSRLVSNLTGMLVQPNKAIVGANAFAHESGIHQDGILKHKRTYEIMDAQSIGLNDNLIVLGKHSGRHAFQSRMRELGFELTDPEVNKAFVRFKELADKKKEITDWDLEAIVKDEIQQTPELFHLEFVQVSCGNQARPTATVTVRTPDGQELTDAAIGTGPVDAVYQAINRVANVPNELIEFSVQSVTAGIDAIGEVTIRLRYQDRVFSGHAVNTDIIVASAQAYLNALNRLYASMQTESIPQSQEVVQSSVS, translated from the coding sequence ATGAAATTTCAACCTAACCCCGACCGAATTATTATTTTTGATACTACTTTGCGCGATGGCGAACAATGTCCGGGGGCTACCCTGAATGTAGATGAGAAGTTGGTAATTGCTCGACAATTAGCCCGTTTAGGGGTGGATGTAATTGAGGCAGGATTTGCGATCGCCAGTCATGGGGATTTTGATGCGGTTTCTCGAATTGCAGAAGCAGTAGGTACGGAAGATGGCCCGGTGATTTGTAGTTTAGCCCGATCTGTGAAAGGGGATATTGAAGCAGCGGCTAAGGCGGTTTCTCCGGCTTTCCATCGCCGAATTCATACTTTTATTGCTACCAGCGATATCCATTTGCAATATAAATTGAAAAAAACCCGGTCTGAGGTCTTGGATATTACCTCAGAAATGGTCGCCTATGCCAAATCCTTTGTCGATGATATTGAGTTTTCCCCTGAAGATGCGGGACGGTCTGACCCAGAATTTTTGTATCAAGTTTTGGAGCGAGCGATCGCAGCCGGGGCGACAACGGTTAATATACCTGATACCGTCGGTTATACCACCCCGGCGGAATTTGGGGCGATCATTAGAGGGATTAAGGAAAATGTCCCCAATATCGACCAAGCGATTATTTCCGTCCATGGCCATAATGATTTGGGTTTGGCCGTTGCTAACTTCTTAGAAGCGGTAAAAAATGGGGCGCGACAGTTGGAATGCACGATTAATGGCATCGGAGAACGGGCTGGAAATGCTGCTTTAGAAGAACTGGTGATGGCTTTGCACGTCCGTCGGCAGTATTTTAATCCTTTTTTGGGTCGAGAGCCAGAATCAGAAGCCTCCTTGACCAATATTGATACCCGCCAAATCTATAAAACCTCTCGCTTGGTGTCTAACTTGACCGGGATGTTAGTCCAACCGAATAAGGCGATTGTTGGGGCGAATGCCTTTGCCCATGAGTCGGGAATTCATCAAGATGGGATATTAAAGCATAAACGCACCTATGAAATTATGGATGCTCAATCTATTGGGTTGAATGATAACCTGATTGTCTTGGGCAAACATTCCGGGCGTCATGCGTTTCAATCTCGGATGCGGGAGTTGGGATTTGAGTTAACCGACCCGGAGGTGAATAAGGCGTTTGTCCGGTTTAAGGAATTGGCCGATAAGAAAAAAGAAATCACCGATTGGGATTTGGAAGCCATTGTTAAGGATGAAATTCAACAAACCCCGGAATTATTTCACTTGGAATTTGTCCAGGTGTCCTGTGGAAATCAAGCCCGTCCCACGGCTACGGTGACAGTCCGCACCCCCGATGGTCAGGAATTAACCGATGCCGCGATTGGGACTGGCCCAGTGGATGCGGTCTATCAGGCGATTAACCGGGTCGCCAATGTGCCTAATGAGTTAATTGAGTTTTCTGTACAGTCGGTGACGGCGGGAATTGATGCGATTGGAGAAGTTACTATTCGGTTACGTTATCAAGACCGGGTATTTTCCGGTCATGCGGTTAATACCGATATTATTGTAGCCTCGGCTCAGGCCTATTTGAACGCTCTGAATCGTTTGTATGCTTCTATGCAGACCGAAAGTATACCCCAGTCTCAAGAGGTTGTCCAAAGTTCGGTGAGTTAA
- a CDS encoding transposase, protein MVQMPLGKLKSRVKQLCDLHGIRFIETEEAYTSKASFLDGDSLPKYGEKPIGWKASGNRIKRGLYRTSDGFVVNADLNGAANILKKVSGRLGLSLNQLSRRYAAVVAKIRLN, encoded by the coding sequence ATGGTTCAAATGCCTTTGGGTAAATTAAAATCCCGTGTAAAACAACTCTGTGATTTACACGGGATTAGGTTTATTGAAACCGAGGAAGCCTATACTTCAAAAGCTAGTTTCTTAGATGGGGACTCCCTACCCAAATACGGTGAAAAACCGATAGGGTGGAAAGCATCTGGAAACAGAATTAAGCGTGGTCTTTATCGGACATCTGATGGTTTTGTTGTTAATGCTGACTTAAATGGTGCAGCTAATATTTTAAAAAAAGTATCGGGAAGATTAGGTTTGTCGCTTAATCAACTCAGTAGACGATATGCGGCAGTCGTAGCGAAAATTAGATTAAACTAA
- a CDS encoding transposase: protein MMGVWKLSVFRPPEETRLRGIYSPRNIQLCYHKEINIVVIVESMTKTSKTMGVRQILLSPDPETRALLEYLCQQSGKLYNTGIYFARQTLFKTGKLLTGKFDLAFEPSVSKSLLARSMPSTPVQQTLMSVTEAFKSFKNLRDLHEKGQPHFRPKPPSYLKGSKLFKVAYPNSGGQRPTLINGSNAFG from the coding sequence ATGATGGGAGTGTGGAAACTCAGTGTCTTCAGACCACCAGAGGAAACACGACTCAGGGGAATTTATTCCCCTAGAAATATTCAATTATGCTATCATAAAGAAATTAACATAGTCGTGATAGTCGAGTCAATGACTAAAACAAGTAAAACAATGGGAGTGCGGCAAATATTGTTGTCTCCAGATCCAGAAACCCGTGCGTTATTAGAATACCTTTGTCAACAATCAGGTAAATTGTACAACACAGGAATTTATTTCGCTCGTCAAACATTATTTAAGACAGGTAAATTACTAACAGGAAAGTTTGATCTAGCTTTTGAACCATCGGTATCAAAGTCTTTATTGGCACGATCAATGCCATCAACGCCGGTGCAGCAAACTTTAATGTCGGTAACAGAAGCATTCAAATCTTTCAAGAATTTGAGAGATTTACATGAAAAAGGTCAACCCCATTTTCGACCTAAACCTCCTAGTTATCTCAAGGGTTCTAAACTGTTTAAAGTTGCTTACCCTAATTCTGGAGGGCAAAGACCAACGTTAATTAATGGTTCAAATGCCTTTGGGTAA
- a CDS encoding two component LuxR family transcriptional regulator, which produces MLLRRFPIGTDFKMKDRNGDQKRLMLVDDDPNLILLVRDYLEFRGYDVVTAENGVIALEILEDELPDLMICDIMMPEMDGYSLVKKIREDPRTGWIPVLFLSAKGQSQDKVKGLNTGADVYIVKPFEPEELVAQVESSLRQASRLTNGHSANLNSNGPKLRVRRNVQLTPTELKVVRLVTQGLANRDIARIMKISQRTIESHISNILGKTGLHNRTELARWALESKKF; this is translated from the coding sequence ATGTTGTTACGCCGATTCCCCATTGGAACAGATTTTAAAATGAAGGATAGAAACGGAGATCAAAAACGACTGATGCTTGTGGATGATGACCCTAACCTGATTTTATTGGTCAGGGACTATTTGGAATTTCGGGGATATGATGTGGTCACGGCAGAAAACGGTGTAATTGCGTTGGAGATTCTCGAAGATGAACTTCCTGATCTGATGATCTGCGATATTATGATGCCAGAAATGGACGGTTATAGTCTGGTGAAAAAAATTCGAGAAGACCCCCGCACCGGATGGATTCCTGTTCTATTTCTATCGGCTAAAGGTCAAAGTCAGGATAAAGTTAAAGGCTTAAATACCGGAGCCGATGTCTATATTGTCAAACCCTTTGAGCCAGAAGAATTAGTGGCTCAAGTCGAGTCTTCCCTGCGCCAAGCATCCCGTTTGACCAACGGCCACAGTGCCAATCTTAATAGTAATGGCCCTAAGTTGCGGGTGCGTCGGAATGTACAACTAACTCCAACGGAGTTAAAGGTTGTCCGCCTAGTTACTCAAGGTTTAGCTAACCGTGATATTGCTCGGATTATGAAAATCAGTCAACGCACGATTGAAAGTCATATCAGTAATATTTTGGGAAAAACCGGCCTCCATAATCGGACAGAACTGGCCCGATGGGCACTAGAAAGCAAAAAATTTTAG
- a CDS encoding ferredoxin-like protein produces the protein MSSSSEFASITSSESDLITVDLANKVQTLGLNQIERHIFICADQTKPLCCSKEQSLEAWDYLKKRLTELKLDQVTEGKPSCTFRTKANCLRVCTHGPILVVYPDGVWYHSATSEVIERILQEHILGSQVVQEYVFLTPPLTHPLQITNDKLLNS, from the coding sequence ATGTCATCTTCGTCGGAATTTGCGAGTATTACTTCCTCTGAGTCCGATTTAATCACGGTCGATTTGGCTAATAAGGTACAGACTTTAGGATTAAATCAAATTGAACGTCATATTTTTATTTGTGCGGATCAGACTAAGCCCCTCTGTTGTTCCAAAGAACAAAGTTTAGAGGCGTGGGACTATTTAAAAAAACGATTGACTGAGTTAAAACTAGATCAGGTGACTGAGGGTAAACCCAGTTGTACCTTTAGAACCAAGGCAAATTGTCTGCGTGTTTGTACTCATGGCCCTATTTTAGTAGTTTATCCCGATGGGGTTTGGTATCATTCTGCAACATCGGAGGTGATTGAACGAATTCTTCAAGAACATATTTTAGGTTCTCAAGTAGTGCAAGAGTATGTGTTTTTAACCCCTCCTCTAACCCATCCATTACAAATTACGAATGACAAATTGCTTAATTCTTAA